Proteins encoded by one window of Psychromonas sp. L1A2:
- the dacB gene encoding D-alanyl-D-alanine carboxypeptidase/D-alanyl-D-alanine endopeptidase: protein MSSVVCCNAIAEQWQDLQSLLPKGTQVSYLVVDAKTQKKVAGFQEETLRTPASVQKLLTATTAKLSLGSDFTYQTVIEGDQKKLKEGIYKGDLSLRFMGDPTLTRQHIRKLLQDIKRLGVNKIEGDFLLDNSFFNGYQWSNGQAWNDLGVCYTSPSNAIIVNRNCVQGNLSLDSEDAEKATLFIPAYEPVNITSDVSVVTKKQRAELFCDLEITRDSHNKYHLWGCMVPRKRAFPLAFAVNDPNTYAQKIIEAELKQVGINLIGSVAIKDKNKANEDIKPIAPSILASHQSDTLDTLLKRMMKRSDNLIADSLFKTIGAHYYQQPGNFRNGAKATKAILKSNGVNLENAYIADGSGLSRHNLMSTELFMSVMQFVYKQDKKLELIDTFSVSGIDGTLKYHRGVNAPELKGKVVAKTGSLKGVANLAGIVKSEGGDKLFVLMVNGYNPRNSSSNAKLPRDKKASIYLFEKAFFNRIYK from the coding sequence ATGAGTAGTGTGGTTTGTTGTAATGCGATTGCGGAACAATGGCAGGATTTACAATCGTTATTGCCTAAAGGTACGCAGGTTTCTTATTTAGTGGTTGATGCTAAAACACAAAAAAAAGTAGCCGGTTTTCAAGAAGAAACATTAAGAACACCAGCCAGTGTTCAAAAGCTATTAACGGCGACGACGGCCAAATTATCATTAGGTAGTGACTTTACATATCAAACAGTCATTGAGGGCGATCAAAAGAAGCTAAAAGAGGGGATTTATAAAGGAGATTTGAGTTTACGTTTTATGGGTGACCCAACATTGACTCGTCAGCATATTAGAAAGCTGTTGCAAGATATAAAGCGTTTAGGGGTTAACAAAATAGAAGGGGACTTCTTACTGGATAACAGTTTCTTTAACGGCTATCAATGGAGTAACGGTCAAGCATGGAATGATTTAGGGGTTTGTTATACTTCTCCTTCTAATGCGATCATAGTTAACCGAAACTGTGTGCAAGGTAACTTAAGTTTAGACAGTGAAGATGCCGAAAAGGCAACGTTATTTATTCCTGCTTATGAGCCGGTCAATATTACAAGTGATGTTTCTGTTGTGACTAAAAAACAACGAGCAGAGCTGTTTTGTGATTTAGAAATTACACGTGATAGCCACAATAAATATCATTTATGGGGTTGTATGGTACCCCGTAAGCGTGCATTCCCTTTAGCGTTTGCAGTGAATGATCCTAATACTTACGCTCAAAAAATAATAGAAGCTGAACTAAAACAGGTTGGTATTAATTTAATTGGTTCTGTCGCGATAAAGGATAAAAATAAAGCGAATGAAGATATAAAGCCAATTGCACCCTCTATTCTAGCTTCTCACCAATCAGATACGCTTGATACTTTATTAAAAAGAATGATGAAGCGCTCAGATAACTTAATTGCAGACAGTTTATTTAAAACAATTGGCGCGCATTATTACCAACAGCCAGGTAACTTCCGTAATGGCGCTAAAGCAACGAAAGCCATATTAAAAAGCAATGGCGTTAATTTAGAAAATGCTTACATCGCTGATGGCTCGGGGTTATCTCGTCATAACTTAATGAGTACTGAGTTATTTATGTCGGTGATGCAGTTTGTTTATAAACAAGATAAAAAATTAGAGCTAATCGACACTTTTTCCGTTTCAGGAATTGATGGCACATTAAAATATCATCGAGGCGTCAATGCCCCAGAATTAAAGGGAAAAGTGGTTGCCAAAACAGGCTCACTGAAAGGTGTTGCAAACTTAGCGGGTATTGTTAAAAGTGAGGGTGGCGATAAACTATTTGTATTAATGGTGAATGGTTACAACCCTAGAAACAGTTCAAGTAATGCAAAGCTGCCTCGAGATAAAAAAGCGTCTATCTATTTATTTGAAAAAGCCTTTTTCAATAGAATTTATAAATAA
- the pyrB gene encoding aspartate carbamoyltransferase produces MNNPLYQKNIISIADLSRSDLELILQTAHSLKQTPQPELLKNKVIASCFFEASTRTRLSFETAVQRLGGSVIGFDSGGNTSLAQKGETLADSVKIIASYADAFFMRHPQEGAARLASEFTSIPVINGGDGSNQHPTQTLLDLFTIYETQATLDNLNIAFVGDLKYGRTVHSLAQALSLFNCNFYFISPEALAMPDYILEELKERNINFSLHSSIEDVVDDLDILYMTRVQKERFDETEYQHMKSAFLLNADMLDNVRDNLKVLHPLPRIDEINIDVDETPYAYYFQQAQNGVFARQALLALLLTNHFQANA; encoded by the coding sequence ATGAATAATCCGTTATACCAAAAAAACATTATCTCCATTGCTGATTTATCTCGTTCTGATCTAGAACTCATCTTACAAACAGCCCACTCTTTAAAACAAACACCGCAACCTGAATTATTAAAAAACAAAGTCATTGCAAGCTGTTTTTTTGAAGCATCAACGCGTACTCGTTTATCTTTTGAAACTGCAGTACAACGTTTAGGTGGCAGTGTTATTGGTTTTGATAGCGGCGGCAACACCTCATTAGCGCAAAAAGGTGAAACGTTAGCTGACTCAGTTAAAATTATCGCCTCTTATGCTGATGCATTTTTCATGCGTCACCCACAAGAAGGTGCAGCGCGTTTAGCGTCTGAATTTACGTCGATTCCAGTGATCAATGGTGGCGATGGTTCAAACCAACATCCAACCCAAACATTACTGGATTTGTTTACTATTTATGAAACACAAGCAACATTAGATAACTTAAATATTGCCTTTGTAGGCGACCTTAAATATGGACGTACAGTCCACTCTTTAGCACAAGCATTGTCTTTATTTAATTGTAATTTCTATTTTATTTCGCCTGAAGCATTAGCGATGCCTGATTACATTCTTGAAGAACTAAAAGAACGTAATATTAACTTCTCTTTGCATAGCAGTATTGAAGATGTCGTTGATGACCTTGATATTCTTTATATGACCAGAGTTCAAAAAGAACGTTTTGACGAAACGGAATATCAGCACATGAAATCAGCTTTTTTACTAAATGCCGATATGCTTGATAATGTAAGAGATAATTTAAAAGTATTACACCCATTACCACGTATTGATGAAATCAATATAGATGTTGATGAAACACCTTATGCTTATTATTTCCAACAAGCACAAAATGGTGTTTTTGCTCGCCAAGCATTACTCGCTTTGTTATTAACTAATCATTTTCAAGCAAACGCTTAA
- the pyrI gene encoding aspartate carbamoyltransferase regulatory subunit — MQKKLQVEAIEQGSVIDHIPAQQGVKILKFFKFTQTKEKITIGLNLATHNGESKDLIKIENTFFNDQQANQLALFAPNATINQIKDFKVVNKFQVQLPSSFIGVLACPNSNCISHNEPVQTRFYVHQKNTLKLKCHYCEKSFERGTFDELD, encoded by the coding sequence ATGCAAAAGAAATTACAAGTAGAAGCGATTGAACAAGGTTCAGTGATTGACCATATCCCGGCACAACAAGGGGTAAAAATATTAAAGTTCTTTAAATTTACTCAAACGAAAGAAAAGATCACCATCGGATTAAACCTTGCCACTCATAATGGTGAAAGCAAAGATCTTATTAAAATTGAAAATACTTTTTTTAATGATCAACAAGCAAACCAATTAGCTTTATTTGCGCCGAATGCAACGATTAATCAAATTAAAGATTTCAAAGTGGTAAATAAGTTTCAAGTGCAATTACCAAGTTCATTTATTGGTGTATTGGCTTGTCCTAACAGTAATTGTATTAGTCATAATGAACCTGTTCAAACCCGTTTTTATGTCCACCAGAAAAACACATTAAAATTAAAATGTCATTACTGTGAGAAATCTTTTGAACGTGGTACTTTTGACGAATTAGACTAA
- the rraA gene encoding ribonuclease E activity regulator RraA, with amino-acid sequence MQYNTSVLCDIYADTIDVVEPLLTNFGGRNSFAGEVVTVKCFESVGLIYKALEENGAGKVLLIDGGGSLRRALINAHIADLAVENCWEGIVVNGCVREVDALEELDIGIQAITAIPVGADDDEVGEINAAVNFAGVTFLPEDFLYADSTGIIISPEPLVLDEEDAEEEEVF; translated from the coding sequence ATGCAATACAATACTTCTGTTTTATGTGATATCTACGCAGATACAATTGACGTAGTAGAACCACTATTAACTAACTTTGGTGGGCGAAACTCCTTTGCAGGGGAAGTAGTTACTGTTAAATGTTTTGAGTCGGTAGGATTGATTTATAAAGCATTAGAAGAGAATGGTGCAGGTAAAGTATTGTTGATTGATGGCGGTGGTTCATTACGTCGTGCTTTAATTAATGCACATATCGCAGACTTAGCAGTAGAAAATTGCTGGGAAGGTATTGTAGTTAATGGCTGTGTACGTGAAGTAGACGCGCTAGAAGAACTCGATATTGGCATTCAAGCAATTACAGCAATTCCTGTCGGTGCTGATGATGATGAAGTAGGTGAAATAAACGCAGCAGTTAATTTTGCAGGTGTTACCTTCTTACCTGAAGATTTTTTATACGCTGATAGTACTGGCATTATTATTTCCCCTGAGCCGCTAGTGCTTGATGAGGAAGATGCTGAAGAAGAAGAGGTTTTTTAA
- a CDS encoding cell division protein ZapB, whose amino-acid sequence MTFELLEKLENKINQAVETIALLQMEIEELKEDKANLSGKTEQLQSDNDRLNEEHQQWQDRLSALVGKIEQAEENAE is encoded by the coding sequence ATGACATTTGAGCTATTAGAAAAATTAGAAAACAAAATTAACCAAGCTGTAGAGACTATTGCACTGTTGCAAATGGAAATTGAAGAGCTTAAAGAAGATAAAGCTAATTTATCAGGTAAAACTGAACAGTTACAATCTGATAACGATCGTTTAAACGAAGAGCATCAGCAATGGCAAGATCGTTTAAGTGCATTGGTCGGTAAAATCGAACAAGCTGAAGAAAACGCAGAGTAA
- a CDS encoding DUF1653 domain-containing protein has product MSTQLQIGKYQHYKGSFYQVEDIAIHSETEEKMVIYRPLYGEGLLWVRPLAMFLEQVEIEGKSQPRFAYVDLE; this is encoded by the coding sequence ATGTCTACACAACTACAAATAGGTAAGTACCAACATTACAAAGGTAGCTTTTATCAAGTCGAAGATATTGCCATTCATAGTGAAACAGAAGAAAAAATGGTGATTTATCGTCCTTTATACGGTGAAGGACTTTTATGGGTAAGACCGCTTGCTATGTTTTTGGAACAGGTAGAAATTGAAGGAAAAAGCCAACCTCGTTTTGCTTATGTTGACTTAGAATAA
- the cysE gene encoding serine O-acetyltransferase, which produces MECKVKDLWDKIREEAWASSAGEPILASFFHSTILNHKDLSSALSYQLANRLDSRTMPGILVREVIDEAFADDPSIIESAMADILAVQDRDPAVEEYSIPLLYLKGFHAIQIHRVAHWLWNKNRLALALYLQNRSSVIFGVDVHPAATIGKGIMFDHATGVVVGETAVIEDNVSILQGVTLGGTGKDSGDRHPKIRQGVMIGAGAKVLGNIEIGVGAKIGAGSVVLETVPAHTTVAGVPAKIVGRPSCDMPSLSMEQNI; this is translated from the coding sequence ATGGAATGTAAGGTAAAAGATCTCTGGGATAAAATTAGAGAAGAGGCTTGGGCTAGTTCTGCAGGTGAACCAATTTTAGCCAGTTTTTTCCATTCAACTATTTTAAATCATAAAGATTTATCATCAGCATTAAGTTATCAATTAGCTAATCGTTTAGATAGCCGCACTATGCCTGGTATTTTAGTTCGTGAAGTGATTGATGAAGCATTTGCAGACGATCCAAGTATCATAGAAAGTGCAATGGCAGATATTTTAGCCGTGCAAGACAGAGATCCTGCCGTTGAAGAATATTCTATTCCACTTTTATATTTGAAAGGTTTTCACGCCATTCAAATTCACCGTGTCGCACATTGGTTATGGAACAAAAATCGTTTAGCGCTAGCATTGTATTTACAAAACCGTAGCTCAGTTATTTTTGGCGTCGATGTTCATCCTGCTGCCACTATCGGCAAAGGTATAATGTTTGACCATGCAACGGGTGTTGTTGTCGGTGAAACTGCGGTGATTGAAGATAATGTCTCAATATTACAAGGCGTTACTTTAGGCGGAACGGGTAAAGATAGCGGCGATCGTCACCCAAAGATTCGTCAAGGTGTGATGATTGGAGCAGGTGCAAAAGTATTGGGTAATATTGAAATTGGTGTTGGAGCAAAAATAGGGGCTGGCAGTGTTGTTTTAGAAACGGTTCCTGCACATACTACCGTTGCAGGTGTTCCCGCTAAGATTGTTGGCAGGCCATCATGCGATATGCCATCTTTATCGATGGAACAGAACATTTGA
- a CDS encoding cation diffusion facilitator family transporter has product MNQSAHPEEYAYLVKRAGQAAIIAASLLIIVKLIAWIMTGSSSILAALTDSLMDVTTSIINLFAIKIALQPADKEHRFGHGKAESLAGLAQAAFISGSSVFLMINGISAVVNNNQIHASSLGVSVMLLSLVVTIALVLFQRYVVIKTNSMAIKADALHYRTDIILNGAVLLAIVLAGYGWNWADGVFAIAVSLYILHGAWEIGTQSIDALMDKQLPQEEQELILKLAYKVEGVRGVHDLRTRYSSYIKFIQLHLELDDEQSLFDAHEKADELEFALEAAFPGADILIHLDPISVVPKKIKNK; this is encoded by the coding sequence GTGAATCAATCAGCGCATCCCGAAGAATATGCTTATTTAGTTAAACGAGCTGGCCAAGCTGCCATTATTGCAGCCTCTTTATTAATTATTGTTAAATTAATTGCTTGGATCATGACTGGTTCATCAAGTATTCTCGCCGCTTTGACTGACTCATTAATGGATGTCACTACCTCTATTATTAATCTATTTGCAATAAAAATTGCCTTACAACCCGCAGACAAAGAACATCGCTTTGGGCATGGTAAAGCGGAAAGTTTAGCTGGATTGGCACAAGCTGCCTTTATTTCTGGCTCATCTGTTTTTCTAATGATCAATGGCATCTCTGCCGTGGTAAATAACAATCAAATTCACGCCAGTAGTTTAGGTGTTTCTGTTATGCTGCTTTCGTTAGTTGTCACTATCGCATTAGTTTTATTTCAACGTTATGTGGTGATTAAAACGAATAGTATGGCCATTAAAGCCGATGCTTTACATTATCGAACAGACATTATTCTTAATGGCGCAGTGTTGTTAGCTATTGTGTTAGCTGGGTATGGTTGGAACTGGGCTGATGGTGTATTTGCAATTGCAGTGAGTCTTTATATTTTACACGGAGCTTGGGAGATTGGAACTCAATCAATTGACGCTTTAATGGACAAACAGTTACCACAAGAAGAGCAAGAATTAATCCTTAAACTTGCTTATAAAGTTGAAGGTGTACGTGGTGTCCATGACTTAAGAACTCGTTATTCAAGTTATATTAAATTTATACAATTACACTTAGAGCTAGATGATGAGCAAAGTTTATTTGATGCACATGAAAAAGCGGATGAATTAGAGTTTGCTCTTGAGGCGGCATTTCCTGGAGCCGATATATTGATTCATTTAGATCCTATTTCAGTCGTACCTAAAAAAATTAAAAACAAATAA
- a CDS encoding response regulator — translation MKNLLLIDDDKELVSLLADFLTSAGFNIEVAYDGEQGLSKILSKNYNLILLDIIMPRMNGFEVLRLLRQKNDTPVLMLTNKSNEKDIQLALEMGADDYISKPFSEQELLKHIQAVLRYTEYKTGNTDNKVSHMDIELFPTQQQITCQGFTIELTSTELLLLEKFLTYPGKLLTRSDLSEQILGKKLQPSDRSIDMHLSNLKRKIPIRLDGQLRVKNIRGRGYIWLDEQEPIMQSG, via the coding sequence ATGAAAAATCTACTTTTAATTGATGATGATAAAGAATTAGTATCCTTATTGGCTGATTTTCTAACGTCAGCGGGATTTAATATAGAAGTTGCTTACGATGGTGAGCAGGGGTTATCTAAAATACTAAGTAAAAATTATAATCTGATCCTATTAGATATAATAATGCCTCGTATGAATGGGTTTGAAGTATTAAGGCTATTACGGCAAAAAAATGACACGCCAGTGTTAATGCTGACCAATAAAAGTAATGAAAAAGATATACAACTTGCTTTAGAAATGGGCGCTGATGATTACATATCAAAACCTTTCAGTGAGCAAGAACTACTCAAACATATTCAAGCAGTATTACGTTATACAGAATATAAAACAGGTAATACTGACAATAAAGTAAGTCATATGGATATTGAATTGTTCCCGACTCAACAACAAATCACCTGCCAAGGCTTTACTATTGAATTAACCTCTACAGAGTTATTATTATTAGAAAAATTTCTAACGTACCCAGGGAAACTATTAACAAGATCAGATCTTAGTGAACAGATTTTAGGCAAAAAATTACAACCATCAGATCGTAGTATTGATATGCATTTAAGTAATTTGAAACGTAAAATTCCAATTCGTTTAGATGGCCAATTACGAGTTAAAAATATTCGAGGTAGAGGATATATTTGGTTAGATGAACAAGAGCCAATAATGCAAAGTGGTTGA
- the trmL gene encoding tRNA (uridine(34)/cytosine(34)/5-carboxymethylaminomethyluridine(34)-2'-O)-methyltransferase TrmL, translated as MIEVALYEPEIPPNTGNIIRLCANTGCVLHLIEPLGFDLDEKKVRRAGLDYREMTNVFIHKDFDSFLKVVEGKRLLACTTKTTTYHHNANFQDGDVLLFGPETRGLPAIILDALPLEQKLRIPMRAESRSMNLSNAVSVFVYEAWRQLDFPGAV; from the coding sequence ATGATTGAAGTTGCATTGTACGAACCAGAAATCCCACCTAACACGGGTAATATCATCCGCCTATGTGCGAATACCGGCTGTGTATTGCATTTGATTGAACCACTTGGTTTTGATTTAGATGAAAAAAAAGTAAGACGTGCTGGGTTAGATTATCGTGAAATGACCAATGTTTTCATACATAAAGACTTTGATAGCTTTCTAAAAGTCGTTGAAGGTAAGCGTTTGCTAGCTTGTACAACTAAAACAACCACCTATCACCATAATGCAAACTTTCAAGATGGCGATGTATTACTATTTGGTCCTGAAACACGTGGTTTACCAGCAATAATATTAGATGCATTACCATTAGAACAAAAATTACGTATCCCTATGAGAGCCGAAAGTCGCTCGATGAACTTATCCAATGCTGTTTCTGTATTTGTTTATGAAGCTTGGCGTCAGCTAGATTTCCCGGGTGCAGTATAA
- a CDS encoding DUF3185 family protein gives MNNKVMGLVLIVFGIILFLWGYDVYRSQEIEASSVIPPLRAWVGMVVGAINVFVGVLKLKSKA, from the coding sequence ATGAATAACAAAGTGATGGGTTTAGTACTGATCGTTTTCGGTATTATATTATTTTTATGGGGTTATGACGTCTACCGTTCGCAAGAGATTGAAGCGAGTAGCGTTATTCCTCCACTTCGAGCATGGGTTGGCATGGTAGTGGGTGCGATTAACGTTTTTGTTGGAGTGTTAAAGCTAAAATCAAAAGCCTAA